Within Desulfovibrio litoralis DSM 11393, the genomic segment AAAATTGTGTGGGTGAGTTAAATATTTTTAAAACTTCACCACAAAACGCCATTAATATTTATACTCAATTAACATTAAGTCTTAATAACCTTTTAAAAACAAGCTTAAATTGTGATGTTTTTAATATAGCGAAACTTCCGCCAAATTTTTATTTTGAATCAGAATCAAACACTCAGCTAAGCGAACAGTGGCATTGTTGTTTATTGCGTAATAAAAAAGATATGTTAGGAAAAGCTCAAGATATAACAGATGAATTGTCAGAATATATTTATACAACCTCGCCAATTAAGAGATTGATTTTTCAAGATTTTACTGATGAAATTAAAGAAAAAATATTGGTTAATATTATATTTATATTCATTTTAAATAATAAAGAATTTCAAGCCTTAGAATTAACAAAAATATTTAAAGAAGACAGCGTGTTATCTGTTGCCCTGTTAAAACATGTGAATAAAGTTTTTTCCGGAACAAGTGTTCAGGCGGAAAGCGTTGATCACGCCATTACCCTTTTGGGTCAAGAAAGGTTTTTACTGTGGCTTGCTGCTAATGCCTTGTTAAATTCAGGTTCTCTTATAGGGCAACAAAATCGTTTTTTATTGGTTCTGCGACAGGCTTCTTTATTAATAAACCTTATTGATACTTCAAATAACAGTAAAATAACGCCCAAAGATATTTTTTTAGCAGCAGTCTATCCATTGTTAAACGGCTTGTTTGATCTTGATAAGGCAGATTTTTTTCAATCTTTACAAACACATGCTGAACAAAAACTTGATTTAACGTTGGATATTATAAACTTTGAACTCTTAAATAAGTTTTTTTCAGATTACGCCCTGTTGCTTGATAATTTTGATAATTGCGATGAAATACAGCTTAAAAATTCGTTAAATAAACTCGGTATTTCTGAAAAATCTTTTAAAGAGGCTATTTGGAAAGCTGTAAAATGGGAAGCTGAACTATAATTAACGCTTAAGGATAAAACAATGGAACTATTTGTTATTGATGAATTAAACCATGAAGATTGTAAAAAGATAAAAGCTCGCTTAAAAGAAATGGAATTACAAGCCAATATTGAAGGTATTTACTGGCTACCTATTCCGGCAAAATTATTGAGTGAAAAACAAAAAACACATAGCGACTGTTCTCCGCATGTTTTGGCGTTGGAACTTGATGAAGACTCACTAAAATTAGAACTATTAATACGTTCAAGTCAAAAACTGCGTTGTGATTGCATAGAAAAACCAAGCCCTGAGTTAAGAGAACATATGATTGTTTATCTTGAAAACCTTCTAAAAGATTTGAATATTGATTTTTAAGTGGATACGCATTTTGATTTTTCTTCTTTGGCTCAAACCTTAAAAGAGCTAAATCCTAAAAAAGCAAAATTTTGTTTGGGAATTGAACGCTTTTTAAAAAAAGAGCTGTTACTTTCTGATGAACTCAAAGATACACAAATTATTTTAGGTGTTTCAGGCGGAGTTGATTCGCTTGCCCTGTTTTTTATTTTGTTTTTTTTACGTCCACGATTAGGTTATAATTTAAGTTTAGCACACTTAAACCATGGGCTTAGAAAAGAGGCAGAAACAGAAAGCCTTTGGATAAAACAATTAGCTGAACATTTTAATATTCCTTGCTTTATAAAATATACAGATATTAATGCAGAGGCAAAAAAACTCAAAATTGGAACAGAAGAAGCCGGACGCAAGGCTCGTTATGCTTTTTTTATAGAAATAGCCCGTCAATATTCAGATAAAACAGTTTTTATAACAACAGCACACCATTTAGACGACTTATCGGAAGAAGTTTTATTAAGACTCATTAGGGGAACAGGTTGGACGGCTTTGGCAGGCATGTCCGCTTTGAAACAATTTAACCATGACTATTATCTCAATAGTTTTTCAGAGCCAAGCAACCAAACAAATGACCTCCAACAAAAAAAGTATCTCTTACGCCCTCTTTTGTTAACGCCAAAATCTGAATTAATTGACTTTATGCAAAGCCTAAATTGTCCTTGGCATGAAGATGCATCAAACCTTTCTTCTGTCTATAAAAGAAATCGTGTGCGTAACTTAATAATGCCTTTGATTTTAGAAGAAAACCCAAATTTCAGAGAAAAAGTAGCACAACTTTGGCAGCTTGCACGCATTGATGAGGAATATTGGAATACTCAAGTGATCAATAAAATCACTTTAAATGATAACGCTGTTACTTTATCATATGAATTTTTATTAAAACAAAACAAAGCCTTACGGTTAAGGTTATATAAAAATGCGTTAGAAAGCTTAAATGCGGGAGATGTTTTGTTTCAAACTTTGTTTAAGCTTGATAATGCAATAATAACCAAGCAAACGGGCAAAGAATTTGAATTTTCACACTCTAAGGCGGCAAGACTGATCCCACAAGGTGTAACTTTTTATTTAAAAAATACAAAATAATTTATATCTTAGATTTATTTAGAAATATATTGTTTTATATTGAAAATAATATGTTTATAACACTTGTATTATTTTAAAAAACTTGTAATATTGTTAAAACGTAAATGATTTTTTTCTTAAACAATAGTTTTTTTAGGTTGTTAAGGTCTTTTATGAATAAACAATTGCATGTTGTGCTAACTAATGATGATGGAATCCAAGCTTTTGGTTTAAGATCTTTCTATCATGCTTTGATTAGTTCCGGATATAGAGTAACGGTTATTGCTCCGGTAACAGAACAATCAGCTGTAGGACACGCTTTAACGGTTTATAATCCTTTGCGTTTAAAATATTTTGATGAACAATCTTTTAAGGGGTTTGGAATCTATGGAACTCCTTCTGATTGTATGAAGCTTGGATTAATAGAGCTTTTAAAAAATGATAAACCTGATATTGTTGTTTCAGGAATTAATTCGGGTGCAAACGTCGGCCCTGATATTTTATATTCGGGAACAGTCGCCGCAGCAACAGAAGCCGCACACTTAGGTTTTCCGGCTGTTGCAGTATCTTTTGATTCTTATAATTTTTTTGACGTAAAACAACACGCCAACTATGCTGTTAATGTTATTAACAACATAGATACGGAAAACTTTCCCGATCGTTTGGTCTTAAACCTTAACCTTCCCAATATTCCCGCTAATGAAATCAAAGGGTTGGCGGTTTGTCCTCAAACTACTGCTTTATGGGCAGATGTCTATAAAGAACGCCACGACCCAAGAGGTAATTCTTATTGGTGGATGGAAGGGCATATGCCTAAAGATCAAGTTGAAGAACATTCAGACAGGGCTATGCTTTGGGCAGGTTATGCAACTCTTACCCCATTAAAGTTTGATTTCACCAACCGTGAAGCTATGAGCCTTTGTGAAGAGTTAAAAGAAAAAATCAAACAATAATGATTCTTTTTGTGTTTACATGATTTAAGTTTATTGCTAACCTTGAGTATATTTTGAGTTTTTTAGTTTTTATTTGTAATAAAACCTTTTTTTAAAGGAGTAGAAAAATGCCCTTAATCGGACCAAAAGAAATGTTTGAAAGAGCCTATAAAGAAGGCTACGCTGTTGGTGCTTTTAATGTAAATAACATGGAAATTATTCAAGGAATAATG encodes:
- a CDS encoding HDOD domain-containing protein, whose translation is MWNKLIKNLEIKTDLFDTDEFNKSVKNEDEFLSVLDPSLREDDNSEPLFFRRLLHVSNNDNPDNVQQENCVGELNIFKTSPQNAINIYTQLTLSLNNLLKTSLNCDVFNIAKLPPNFYFESESNTQLSEQWHCCLLRNKKDMLGKAQDITDELSEYIYTTSPIKRLIFQDFTDEIKEKILVNIIFIFILNNKEFQALELTKIFKEDSVLSVALLKHVNKVFSGTSVQAESVDHAITLLGQERFLLWLAANALLNSGSLIGQQNRFLLVLRQASLLINLIDTSNNSKITPKDIFLAAVYPLLNGLFDLDKADFFQSLQTHAEQKLDLTLDIINFELLNKFFSDYALLLDNFDNCDEIQLKNSLNKLGISEKSFKEAIWKAVKWEAEL
- the tilS gene encoding tRNA lysidine(34) synthetase TilS — its product is MDTHFDFSSLAQTLKELNPKKAKFCLGIERFLKKELLLSDELKDTQIILGVSGGVDSLALFFILFFLRPRLGYNLSLAHLNHGLRKEAETESLWIKQLAEHFNIPCFIKYTDINAEAKKLKIGTEEAGRKARYAFFIEIARQYSDKTVFITTAHHLDDLSEEVLLRLIRGTGWTALAGMSALKQFNHDYYLNSFSEPSNQTNDLQQKKYLLRPLLLTPKSELIDFMQSLNCPWHEDASNLSSVYKRNRVRNLIMPLILEENPNFREKVAQLWQLARIDEEYWNTQVINKITLNDNAVTLSYEFLLKQNKALRLRLYKNALESLNAGDVLFQTLFKLDNAIITKQTGKEFEFSHSKAARLIPQGVTFYLKNTK
- the surE gene encoding 5'/3'-nucleotidase SurE, encoding MHVVLTNDDGIQAFGLRSFYHALISSGYRVTVIAPVTEQSAVGHALTVYNPLRLKYFDEQSFKGFGIYGTPSDCMKLGLIELLKNDKPDIVVSGINSGANVGPDILYSGTVAAATEAAHLGFPAVAVSFDSYNFFDVKQHANYAVNVINNIDTENFPDRLVLNLNLPNIPANEIKGLAVCPQTTALWADVYKERHDPRGNSYWWMEGHMPKDQVEEHSDRAMLWAGYATLTPLKFDFTNREAMSLCEELKEKIKQ